The following are from one region of the Candidatus Protochlamydia phocaeensis genome:
- a CDS encoding phosphoketolase family protein: MVTKTVEPHKETKTLNRELLHKMDAYWRAANYLSVGQIYLMDNPLLREPLRLEHIKPRLLGHWGTTPGLNFIYVHLNRLIKTYHLDMIYIIGPGHGGPGIVANTYLEGTYSEYYPNISQDVEGMRKLFKQFSFPGGIPSHVAPEIPGSIHEGGELGYSLSHAFGAAFDNPNLIVSCIVGDGEAETGPLATAWHCNKFLNPAIDGAVLPILHLNGYKIANPTILARISREELESLFIGYGYKPYFVEGSDPEKMHLLMAETLDTVIQEIKAIQADARENGVTERPIWPMIILRTPKGWTGPKEVDGKKTENFWRSHQVPFSDMQPDHIHLLEKWMKSYRPEELFNEEGRLIPELAELAPKGKHRMGDNPHANGGLLRRDLRMPDFRSYAVEVAKPGTISVESTRIMGEFLRDVMKLNMHNFLVMGPDETASNRLNALFEVTKRRWMADFLPEDKDGGNLAPDGRVLEILSEHTCLGWLEGYVLTGRHGFFNTYEAFAHIIDSMFNQHAKWLHTTREIPWRAPIASINILLSSHVWRQDHNGFSHQDPGFIDHVVNKKAEVVRVYLPPDANTLLSVTNHCLRSLNYVNVIVAGKQPALQYLDMESAIKHCTAGIGIWEWASNDKGSDPDVVMACAGDIPTLETLAAVDLLRQGIPDLKIRVINVVDLMTLQPHDEHPHGLSQKDFDEMFTVDKPIIFAYHGYPWLIHRLTYRRNGHPNLHVRGYKEEGTTTTPFDMVVRNEMDRFHLVGDVIDRVPRLGHLAAYTKQEMRHRLIEHKEYIVKFGEDMPMVRDWKWPY; this comes from the coding sequence ATGGTCACAAAAACAGTCGAGCCCCACAAGGAAACAAAAACCTTGAACAGGGAATTGCTCCACAAGATGGATGCCTATTGGCGCGCCGCCAATTATCTCTCTGTCGGACAAATTTATTTAATGGACAATCCCCTACTCAGAGAGCCATTACGGCTTGAGCACATCAAGCCTCGTTTATTAGGTCACTGGGGAACGACTCCTGGCCTGAACTTTATTTACGTGCATCTCAATCGCCTGATTAAGACTTACCATTTAGATATGATTTATATTATTGGTCCGGGTCATGGAGGGCCGGGAATTGTGGCCAATACTTATTTAGAAGGCACTTATAGCGAATACTACCCCAATATTTCTCAAGATGTGGAGGGCATGCGCAAGCTGTTCAAGCAATTTTCTTTTCCCGGCGGAATCCCCAGCCACGTAGCGCCGGAAATTCCAGGCTCGATTCACGAAGGCGGAGAGCTTGGCTATTCCCTCTCGCATGCTTTTGGCGCTGCTTTTGACAACCCCAACTTAATCGTTTCGTGCATCGTAGGCGATGGGGAAGCAGAGACCGGACCCTTGGCAACCGCTTGGCATTGCAATAAATTTCTCAATCCTGCCATCGATGGAGCGGTCCTGCCCATTCTTCATTTGAACGGATATAAGATTGCCAACCCAACTATTTTAGCCCGCATTAGCCGCGAAGAATTGGAAAGCCTATTTATTGGTTATGGCTATAAGCCTTATTTTGTAGAAGGATCGGATCCAGAAAAAATGCACCTTTTAATGGCCGAGACGCTAGATACCGTCATTCAGGAAATCAAGGCTATTCAAGCCGATGCGCGCGAAAACGGAGTGACCGAAAGGCCCATTTGGCCCATGATCATCCTGCGTACTCCCAAAGGATGGACAGGCCCTAAAGAAGTCGATGGCAAAAAAACGGAGAACTTCTGGCGCTCGCATCAAGTTCCTTTTTCCGATATGCAGCCCGATCACATTCACCTGCTTGAAAAGTGGATGAAAAGCTATCGGCCTGAAGAACTATTCAATGAAGAAGGAAGGCTTATTCCCGAACTGGCCGAACTGGCCCCCAAAGGCAAGCATCGAATGGGGGATAATCCGCACGCGAATGGGGGCCTTTTGCGCCGCGATTTGAGAATGCCTGATTTCCGTTCTTATGCCGTTGAAGTGGCCAAGCCCGGCACTATTTCAGTGGAATCAACGCGCATCATGGGAGAATTTTTACGCGATGTCATGAAATTGAATATGCACAATTTTCTGGTCATGGGACCGGATGAAACCGCTTCCAATAGGCTGAATGCCCTTTTTGAAGTGACCAAACGACGCTGGATGGCCGATTTTCTGCCAGAAGATAAAGACGGCGGAAATCTAGCGCCCGATGGGCGTGTGCTTGAAATCTTAAGTGAGCACACTTGCCTGGGCTGGCTGGAGGGCTATGTCTTAACGGGAAGGCACGGCTTCTTCAATACTTATGAAGCCTTTGCCCATATCATCGACTCCATGTTTAATCAACATGCCAAATGGCTGCACACCACGCGCGAAATTCCTTGGCGCGCGCCCATCGCCTCCATCAACATTTTGCTCAGCTCGCATGTTTGGAGACAAGACCATAATGGCTTTTCCCATCAAGATCCTGGATTTATCGACCATGTTGTCAACAAGAAGGCGGAAGTTGTACGCGTCTATCTACCGCCAGACGCCAATACTCTGCTTTCCGTCACCAATCACTGCCTGCGCAGCCTTAACTATGTCAACGTCATTGTGGCTGGCAAACAACCGGCCCTGCAATACTTGGACATGGAATCTGCCATTAAGCATTGCACGGCAGGAATTGGAATATGGGAATGGGCCAGCAATGACAAGGGAAGCGATCCCGATGTCGTCATGGCGTGTGCCGGGGACATTCCGACTCTAGAGACATTGGCTGCAGTCGATCTGCTGCGCCAGGGCATTCCTGATCTCAAAATACGCGTCATCAATGTGGTCGATCTAATGACTCTGCAGCCGCATGATGAACATCCGCATGGCTTGAGCCAAAAAGATTTTGACGAAATGTTCACCGTCGATAAGCCCATCATCTTTGCTTATCACGGCTATCCATGGCTGATTCACCGGCTTACTTACCGCCGCAACGGCCATCCGAACCTGCACGTGCGCGGCTATAAGGAAGAAGGAACCACAACAACACCTTTTGACATGGTTGTCCGCAATGAAATGGATCGCTTTCACCTTGTAGGAGATGTCATCGACCGCGTTCCAAGGCTGGGACATTTAGCCGCCTATACTAAGCAGGAAATGCGCCATCGCTTGATTGAGCATAAAGAGTATATTGTGAAGTTTGGCGAGGATATGCCGATGGTCAGGGACTGGAAATGGCCTTATTGA